The nucleotide sequence TTCGCGACTCCCGCCGCAATCGTTCCAACTCCGACTTCTGAAACAAGTTTGACGCTGATTCGCGCTGCTCGGTTCGCATTCTTCAGGTCATGGATCAGTTCGGCGAGATCTTCGATCGAATAGATGTCATGGTGTGGAGGTGGCGAAATCAAACCGACCCCTGGGGTTGAATGTCGAACTTTCGCAATCCAGGGATAGACCTTGCGGCCCGGTAACTGTCCGCCTTCTCCGGGTTTCGCGCCTTGTGCCATCTTGATCTGGAGTTCTTTTGCCTGAGAGAGATACAAGCTTGTGACCCCAAAGCGACCCGATGCCACTTGTTTGATCGCACTGTTCTTAGAATCACCGCGATCGTTTGTCCAGGTATAACGATCGGGATCTTCGCCGCCTTCTCCAGTGTTGGACTTACCGCCGATGCGGTTCATGGCGATCGCCAAAGCTTCGTGCGCTTCTTTTGAAATCGATCCATAGCTCATGGCACCTGTTTTGAAGCGGCTCATAATCGCTTCGATCGGTTCAACTTCTTCAAGTGGAATCGATTGACGATCTTTGAACTGAAGCAGTCCGCGTAAAGTAAAGTGCTGCTGGTTCTGTTCATTCACTAAAGCTGCGTATTGTTTGAACAGATCATAGCTGCCTTCGCGGACGGCTTTTTGTAAGGTGTGAATCGTTTGGGGGCTGAATAGGTGGGCTTCCCCTTCCTTGCGCCATTGATATTCGCCACCGACATCGAGCGTGTGTCCGTTCGTTTGACGCTCCGGAAACGCATGATGATGACGCAACAATGCTTCTTTGGTGATTACTTCTAAATCAGCTCCTTCTACACGAGAAGCAGTCCAAGTGAAATATCGATCGATCACCGAATGATTTAAGCCGATCGCTTCAAAGATTTGTGCGCCTCGATAGCTTTGAATCGTTGAAATCCCAATCTTAGACGCAACTTTGATCACGCCTTTGGTAATGGCTTTGATGTAGTTCTTACAAGCGGTTTTGTAGTCTACGCCGACCATTGAACCTTGAGCAATCATTGAACCGATCGTTTCAAATGCCAGATACGGATTGATTGCACCGCAGCCATAACCGATCAACATAGCAAAGTGATGAACTTCACGCGGTTCACCGGATTCAAGCACTAAGCCGACCTTTGTTCTTGTGCCTGCTCGGATCAAATGATGGTGCAATCCAGACACAGCGAGAAGTGCAGGAATCGGAGCTTGCTCAGCATTCACACTTCGATCGCTCAAAATCAAAATATTCACACCCGATTCAATCGCTTGGTCGGCTTGCTTGCACAGATCCACGATCGTTTGCTCTAACCCAGTCACACCAGATTTCGGATCAAACACGATCGGTAGCACGATCGATCTAAACCCTTGTTCATTGATGTGTTTAAGCTTTGCTAACTCTTCATTGCTGAGAATTGGCGTTTTTAGCTCGATCAAATGACAGCTTTTGGGTTCAGGCTTGAGTAAGTTGCGCTCTGATCCGATCGTCGTTTCTGCTGAGGTAATGATTTCTTCGCGAATTGAATCGATCGGCGGATTTGTCACCTGAGCAAACAACTGTTTGAAATAGTCATACAGCAGCTTCGGTCGATCCGAAAGCACGGCTAACGGCGTATCGGCTCCCATTGCTCCGGTTGCTTCTACACCATCTCGCGCCATTGGGGTCAGCAACAATCGCAACTCTTCAAACGTATAGCCAAAAGCGAGTTGACGCTGAATCACTGTGTTGGGATCAGTCTGTGGTAGTTCTAGTGCATCTTTGAAATCTGCCAGACTGACCATATGCTGATCTAACCATTCTTGGTACGGATGAGCAGTGCTAATCTCTTGCTTAATCTCTTCATCCGAAACAATCCGCCCTTGCTCCATATCCACCAAGAACATTCGTCCCGGCTCTAAGCGTCCTTTCTGGGCAATATTCTCTGGTGCAATAGGTAGAACACCTGCTTCCGATGCCATGATCACAAAATCATCTTTCGTGACATAGTAGCGCGACGGACGCAAACCATTGCGATCGAGTACCGCCCCCATCATCCGACCATCAGTAAACGCGATCGAGGCCGGCCCATCCCAGGGTTCCATCAAACAAGAATGATATTTGTAGAACGCTTTGCGCTCCGAATTCATCGATTCATGCGCTGTCCAGGGTTCTGGAATCATCATCATCACCGCATGAGGCAGCGATCGACCCGATAACATCAATAGTTCTAAAGCATTATCAAAAATCGTGGAATCACTGCCATCAATGTTAATAACAGGCTGAGCTTTTCTTAAATCGTCACCAAACAATTCGGATTCAAACAAGGCTTGTCGAGCATTCATCCAATTGATGTTGCCGCGCAAGGTGTTGATTTCGCCATTGTGAGCAATGTAGCGGTAAGGGTGCGATCGCTCCCAGCTTGGAAAAGTATTTGTACTAAAGCGGGAATGCACCAAGCCTAAAGCACTTTCGACATCCGGATCGCTCAAATCCGGATAATATTCACTGACCTGCAACGGCATTAACATGCCTTTGTAAACGATCGTTCGGCAAGAAATACTGGCAGGATACCAATAACTATCGATACCCGGAGTCCGGATTGCACTGTGCGATCGCTTACGAATCACATACAGCTTTCGTTCAAACGCTAGATCGTCCGTCAAATCAGCAGCACGCCCGATAAAGGCTTGCTGCATAAAGGGTTCGCTTGACTTTGCGGTTTCGCCCAGCGTCGAATTGTTCGTCGGTACATCGCGCCAACCTAGAACCGTTTGTCCTTCTTCTGCCACAGTCTGTTCAAACACCCGCCGACCTTGTTCACGCGCAGCACGATCGGGAGACGAATAAATCATTGCAACGCCGTACTGTCCGGCATCCGGCAGAACGATATTCAACTCCGCTGCAACTCTTTGAAAAAATCGATGCGGCACCTGCATTAGAATGCCTGCTCCGTCTCCCGTGTTCGTTTCCGCACCGCAAGCCCCTCGATGCTCCAAATTCGCCAAAATCGTCAGCGCTTGCCGCACGATCGCATGAGACGCTTTTCCCTTCATCTGCACAATAAACCCGACTCCGCAGGCATCATGCTCGAACTGCGGATCATACAAACCCTGCTTCGCTGGCAGTC is from Cyanobacteria bacterium FACHB-DQ100 and encodes:
- the gltB gene encoding glutamate synthase large subunit: MTRYGLPAKQGLYDPQFEHDACGVGFIVQMKGKASHAIVRQALTILANLEHRGACGAETNTGDGAGILMQVPHRFFQRVAAELNIVLPDAGQYGVAMIYSSPDRAAREQGRRVFEQTVAEEGQTVLGWRDVPTNNSTLGETAKSSEPFMQQAFIGRAADLTDDLAFERKLYVIRKRSHSAIRTPGIDSYWYPASISCRTIVYKGMLMPLQVSEYYPDLSDPDVESALGLVHSRFSTNTFPSWERSHPYRYIAHNGEINTLRGNINWMNARQALFESELFGDDLRKAQPVINIDGSDSTIFDNALELLMLSGRSLPHAVMMMIPEPWTAHESMNSERKAFYKYHSCLMEPWDGPASIAFTDGRMMGAVLDRNGLRPSRYYVTKDDFVIMASEAGVLPIAPENIAQKGRLEPGRMFLVDMEQGRIVSDEEIKQEISTAHPYQEWLDQHMVSLADFKDALELPQTDPNTVIQRQLAFGYTFEELRLLLTPMARDGVEATGAMGADTPLAVLSDRPKLLYDYFKQLFAQVTNPPIDSIREEIITSAETTIGSERNLLKPEPKSCHLIELKTPILSNEELAKLKHINEQGFRSIVLPIVFDPKSGVTGLEQTIVDLCKQADQAIESGVNILILSDRSVNAEQAPIPALLAVSGLHHHLIRAGTRTKVGLVLESGEPREVHHFAMLIGYGCGAINPYLAFETIGSMIAQGSMVGVDYKTACKNYIKAITKGVIKVASKIGISTIQSYRGAQIFEAIGLNHSVIDRYFTWTASRVEGADLEVITKEALLRHHHAFPERQTNGHTLDVGGEYQWRKEGEAHLFSPQTIHTLQKAVREGSYDLFKQYAALVNEQNQQHFTLRGLLQFKDRQSIPLEEVEPIEAIMSRFKTGAMSYGSISKEAHEALAIAMNRIGGKSNTGEGGEDPDRYTWTNDRGDSKNSAIKQVASGRFGVTSLYLSQAKELQIKMAQGAKPGEGGQLPGRKVYPWIAKVRHSTPGVGLISPPPHHDIYSIEDLAELIHDLKNANRAARISVKLVSEVGVGTIAAGVAKAHADVVLISGYDGGTGASPQTSIKHAGLPWELGLAETHQTLVLNNLRSRIVVETDGQMKTGRDVVMAALLGAEEFGFATAPLVTLGCIMMRVCHLNTCPVGIATQDPHLRESFTGDPQYTENFMRFIAQEVRELMAQLGFRTLNEMVGRTDVLEPKQAIDHWKAKGLDFSKILYQPNVDPAVGLYCQISQDHGLEKSLDMTVLLDLCKDAIEQGTPVKATLPIQNINRVVGTILGNEITKRHWNGLPEDTVHLHFKGSAGQSFGAFVPKGVTLELEGDANDYVGKGLSGGKIVVYPPIESSFNASENIIVGNVAFYGATQGEAYISGIAGERFCVRNSGVKTVVEGVGDHGCEYMTGGTVVVLGKTGRNFAAGMSGGTAYIYDEAGDFATRCNTQMVAIEAFDDPEDIAIVRQMIQNHATLTHSHKAKELLEQWEEVRSRFVKVMPRDYKRVLQALKRAEQSGLSGDDALTAVFEENARDVARVGGG